The Alkalihalophilus pseudofirmus nucleotide sequence AACTAGAAAATATCGACATTGTTAAAGGTTCATTTTCAACAAATGGGCAGTTCCAAGTTATTATTGGACAAGGCTTAGTCGATAAAGTATTTAAAGAATTAGTTGTCCTTGCTGGTATTTCTGAAGCATCTAAAGAAGAAACTAAGACAGCAGCGGCTAAGAATCTAAACCCCATACAGCGTGCTATAAAAGTACTGGCCGATGTGTTTATCCCGATCCTTCCTGCGATTGTTACAGCTGGTTTATTAATGGGGATCAACAACATTCTAACAGCACCTGGGATCTTTGGAAGTGAATCGGTTGTTGAGATGTTCCCGCAATGGGCAGACTTTGCCAACATCATTCACCTAATTGCTAATACCGCCTTTGTCTTCTTGCCGGCACTAATCGGTTGGTCAGCGGTCAAGCGGTTTGGCGGGAATGAACTCCTCGGGGTTGTACTCGGCTTAATGCTCGTTCACCCAGATTTATTGAATGCTTGGGCTTACGGGGAAGCACTCGAAGCAGGAGAAATTCCTTATTGGAACTTGTTTGGACTTGATATTGCGCAAGTTGGATACCAAGGTCAGGTTCTTCCGATCTTAATTGCATCATTTGTCCTTGCAAAAATTGAAATTGCCCTTAAAAAACGTATTCCTGATGGATTCCAGCTATTAGTTGTAGCACCTATTGCTCTTCTTGTTACTGGCTTCTTATCTTTCATTGTGATTGGTCCGATTACATTTGCGATTGGTAATGGGATTACAGATTTATTTGTAGGTATTTTTGATAACTTCGCTGCGATTGGCGGCTTGTTATATGGTGCGATTTATGCGCCGCTTGTTATTACAGGTATGCACCACACATTCCTTGCGGTTGATCTTCAGTTAATCGGAAGTACAGGTGCAACATTCTTATGGCCGATTGTGGCCTTATCAAATATTGCTCAAGGTTCTGCAGCACTAGCGATGTACTTTGTGCTACGTGATGACAAAGTTAAAGGACTATCATTTACATCTGCAGTGTCAGCCTATCTTGGTATTACAGAACCAGCTATGTTTGGGGTCAACCTTCGTTACCGTTTCCCATTCATCTGTGCAATTATCGGTTCTGCCCTTGCAGCAGTGTGGATTACTCTTAATGCGGTGACTGCCCCAGCTATTGGTGTCGGCGGACTGCCAGCAGTATTCTCGATTACAAGCGGAAAATGGATGGTCTTCTCCATTGGTATGGCGATCGCATTTATTGTACCGATTGTATTAACGTTCTTATTTGCAAAAATCCGCAAGCCTAACCTGTAAGTAAAGGGTTGCATTGTACGTGAAGCCATTTGTAGATCAGCTTATTCAAAGTGAATAAAGGCTGAGTACAAATGGCTTTCTTGTTTTTTAAACGCAATAAAGGTAAACTTGTATATACAAGTTATTGATGATTAGAAAGGTGTGTAGATAACATGAATGAATGGTGGAGAAAATCAGTCGTTTACCAAATCTATCCTAAGAGCTTTAATGATACAACTGGAAATGGTGTGGGTGACTTACAAGGTATTATTGAAAAGCTAGATTATCTAAAAGATTTAGGAGTAGACGTTCTGTGGCTAACTCCGGTATATGCGTCTCCTCAAAAAGATAATGGATATGATATTAGTGATTACTATTCCATTCATGGTGAGTATGGGACGATGGAAGACTTTGATCGATTATTAAGTGAAACGCATAATCGCGGAATGAAACTAATTATGGATTTAGTAGTAAACCATACATCAACAGAGCACCAATGGTTTAAGGAATCTCAGCAATCAAAAGACAATAAATATCGTGATTTTTATATTTGGAAGGATGCTGTAGACGGTGCTGAGCCGACGAATTGGCAGTCTAAGTTTGGAGGGAATGCTTGGAAGTGGGATCCTGAAACAGAGCAATATTACTTGCACCTGTTTGATGTTACTCAAGCTGACTTGAACTGGGAAAATGAAGAGCTTCGTAAGCATGTATATGATATGATGCACTTCTGGTTTGATAAAGGAATTGATGGATTTAGATTAGATGTAATTAACTTAATTTCAAAAGACCAGACATTCCCGAATGATGATGGATCTGTCGCACCTGGAGATGGTCGTAAGTTTTACACAGACGGCCCTCGTGTGCATGAATACTTGCAGGAAATGAACCGTGAAGTCCTTTCAAAATACGATAGTATGACTGTAGGTGAAATGTCATCGACATCAATTGATCATTGTATAAAATACTCAAACCCAGACCGAAATGAACTTAGCATGACGTTTAATTTCCACCATTTGAAAGTTGATTATCCAAATGGGGAGAAATGGGCAATTGCTAATTTTGATTTCCAAGCACTAAAGCAGATTTTAACTAAATGGCAAGTGGAAATGCACAAAGGTGGGGGATGGAATGCCTTGTTCTGGTGCAACCATGATCAGCCGCGTGTGGTCACTCGTTATGGAAATGATCAAGAATTTCATAAAGAGTCTGCCAAAATGCTTGCTACAACCGTTCATATGATGCAAGGAACTCCTTATGTGTATCAAGGCGAAGAGTTTGGAATGACCGACCCTAAATTCACATCCATCGATCAGTATCGTGATGTAGAAACACTAAATTACTACAAAATCATGAAAGAAAAAGGCATTGATGAAGCAGAAATTATGGAGATCATTAAGCGCAAGTCCCGTGATAATTCAAGAACTCCTGTACAATGGAATACTGATGAGCATGCGGGATTTACAACAGGAACTCCGTGGATTGGCGTAAGTGATAACTACAAGCAAATTAACGCAGAAAATGCTGTGGCAGACCCTTCATCAATTTTTTACCATTATAAAAATTTAATTCAGCTGCGTAAAGAGTACGATGTGATTACTTATGGAAACTATAAGTTGATCTTAGAAGATGATGATCAGATCTTTGCTTATGTACGTGAATACGAAGATGAGCTCTTGCTTGTCGTCAATAATTTCTACGGAAAGGAAGCGTCGGTAGAACTAGCTTCAGTCATTGAGGGTTATGGCCAATCTAAATTACTGCTTTCCAATTATGATGATTCATCCGAAGTATCTGAATTAACAACGCTTCGTCCTTACGAATCACTCGTTTATCACTTACAGAAATCATGATAAAATACTGTTGGGTGGTAATTCATGACAAAGAACAAATTTAGGTTAATCTATGATCAATTAGCAACAGAGATTCAAAAAGGAATGATCCAGCCTGGTGAACTGCTTCCCTCAGAAAATGAGTTAGCTGACACCTATCAGGCTTCACGAGAAACAATCCGTAAAGCATTAAAGCTTTTATCTGAGCATGGTTACATTCAAAAGGTTCAAGGGAAAGGCTCGATTGTTTTAGATATTAGTAAAATTGATTTTCCTATTTCAGGACTTGTCAGCTTTAAGGAGCTGGCTGATAAAATGGGAAAGCGTGCAAAAACAACAGTTGTAACCTTTAGTCGTGACCGTGTAAATGATTTTCTACGCGAACATCTTCAAGCCGTGGATGGTGAAGAGGTTTGGTCGGTTGCGCGTGTCCGTGAGATCGATGGGGAGAAAATTATTTTAGACAAAGATTTCTTACGAGTTGACTTGGTGCCTGTTTTAACCAAGAAAGATTGTGAAGAGTCGATCTATGCTCATATTGAAGAAGAGCTTGGACTAGTCGTCAGCTTTGCTAAAAAAGAAATTACCGTAGAAGAGCCGACGGAGGAAGATATGGAGCTGCTTGACCTAGAAGGATACTCAAATGTTGTAGTTGTCAAAAGTCATGTCTATCTTGATGATGCCAAGCTTTTTCAGTATACCGAATCACGACATAGACCAGATAAATTCCGTTTTGTCGATTTTGCTAGACGTGCAAAATAAGGAGAAGGAGCTGTTCCCTAATGGGGACAGCTCTTTTCTCGTTTAATTTTGGGGCGAGTGAGGGAGTGAGTGATGATTGACGCAATTGCTCTCTGCAAGAATACAATTCCGGGTACACTAGATACAATAAGCGGATGAATCGGCGCAATAACGTGTGATCGGCGCAATTGTGCCCGCTAATGACGCAATTGTTCCGGGAACAAGCGCAATCGGCTGTCTGACAGACGCATAAACGGTTTGAAAATATACAAAAGCAGCAGCCTAGCGAAAATTAAGCACCTAGAGAGTCTGTAGCTGATCCGAGCAATATATTAGGTAGTTGTGTATGGTTTTTGTATAATGTATTTGTACATTTCATGCAAATGTTTTTATAAGGAGGAACACAACCATGTCAACCGTACATGACTTTACTGTTCAGTCGACTAAAGGGGAAGAAGTCTCTTTATCGACTTACAAAGGTCAAATAATGCTAATTGTAAATACAGCGACAAAATGCGGCCTTGCTCCACAGTTTAAAGGGTTAGAAAAGCTTCATCAGCAGTACAAAGACAAAGGACTGGCAGTGCTCGGCTTTCCGTGCAACCAGTTTATGAATCAAGAGCCTGTTAGTGATGAACAAATGACAGAAGCTTGTGAGATCAATTTCGGGGTGACTTTCCCGCTATTTGCGAAAATTAATGTGAACGGATCGGATGCCCATCCACTTTACAAACATCTTAAAAAAGAACAAAAAGGTCTGCTCAGCTCAGAAATCAAATGGAACTTTACTAAATTCTTAGTTGATAAAAATGGTGAAGTCGTCAAACGGTTTGGACCGAATACTTCTCCTGAGAAAATGGAAGATGAAATTAAGGAATTATTAGGGCAATAATAAATCGTAGCTATTTGGATACAATTTTATGATCCAAATGGCTTTTTTGTCTGTAAAATAGATATCATAAGAGAAAACGGGATCATATTAAGAACGGAATCATAAAGGTGGCGAGGGAATGAATGCGAGTAATCAGCCAACTAAATTAAAGAGTGAAGCGGCTTCCTTTTTAACTCAATGTTACTCAGAACTGGGCTTATCTAATATACAATTAAACCAACGGATAGATGAAGTAAATCAAGAAATTGAGCAAACGGGTACATATACACACACAAGAGAAGAGCTTAGGCACGGTGCAAAAATGGCTTGGAGAAACAGTAACCGCTGTATCGGACGTTTATTTTGGGAATCAATGCATGTTCTTGATGAAAGGGGCTTGAGTAAAGAAGAAGAGGTTGCTGACGCTCTTTTTTATCATTTAACCTATGCCACAAATGAAGGCAAAGTCATCCCAACTATAACGGTTTTTAAGCCTGCATCGAACAATCAGGTACCGGTCCGCATATGGAACCACCAATTAATTCGTTATGCAGGGTATGAAACAGAGAGTGGAACTATTGGAGACCCTGCTTCTATTGCCTTTACGAAGCAGTGTGAGGAACTTGGCTGGAAGGGAGAAGGGACCCCGTTTGATGTGCTGCCTCTAGTCATTCAATGCGGCAAGCGAACACCAAAGTGGTTTGAGATTCCAAAAGAGTGCATCATGGAAGTGCCGCTTACTCACCCGACAAAGCCTCAATTTAAGCAATTGAACTTAAAATGGTATGGTGTGCCGTTTATTTCAGATATGCGGCTTGAAATTGGGGGCATTGATTATGTCGCAGCACCTTTTAATGGCTGGTATATGGGAACTGAAATTGGAGCAAGGAATTTGGCAGATGAAACAAGATATCATATGCTGCCAAAAGTGGCGGGGATTTTTGGGCTCGATTGTGAGAGAGAAGCTTATTTATGGAGGGATGCAGCGCTGGTTGAATTAAATCGTGCGGTCCTTTATTCGTTTAAAGAAGCAGGAGTGAGCATTGTGGATCACCACACAGCAGCCAAGCAGTTCAAGCGATTTGAGGAAAGAGAAGAGGATGCTGGCAGACCGGTGACTGGGATGTGGAGCTGGCTGATCCCGCCAATGTCTCCTGCAGCAACTCATATTTTCCATAAAGATTACGATAACAAAGTAGTAAGTCCGAATTATTTTTATCAAGAGCAGCCTTACAAGTAAAAGTATGCTTTCTTATTGTGTCTGGCAAAAAGTGTCCGCCAATAAGAAAGGATGCTTTTTTTATATGATGGTGCAAGGGATTGGTCGTTACGATACAATTAATAAGATACAATTAAGAAGCAGTAAAAGATAAAATGTTAGACAGCATAAATATATTGTGAAGTTACGCAGAAAAGGACGGATAGAATGAGCATTTTACAAGTAGAGCATTTAACCAAAACATATGGGGATAAAACTCTTTTCAATGATCTTTCATTTACAATTAATCAAAAAGAGAGAATTGGATTGATCGGTATAAACGGCACTGGAAAATCAACTCTTTTGAAGGTGCTTGCTAAAATAGAAGGAATGGATTCAGGCGAATTAATTCATGCGAATGATTTTCAGATTGAATATTTGCCGCAGCAGCCGGAGCTTGAAGCAGGTTTAACTGTGCTTGAGCAGATCTATTACGGAGACTCACCAATTATGAAGACGATGAGAGCATATGAAGAAATGGTCTTAGAGCTTGAACGTGATCCGGCTAATGAAAAGAAATTAGCTTCCTTAATGAAGCTGCAGCAGAAAATGGACGAGCTTGAAGCGTGGGAAGCGAATACGACTGCTAAGACAATTTTATCGAAGCTTGGTATAACGGATTACACGGAAAAAATAGATTCCCTTTCTGGCGGACAGAAAAAACGGGTTGCGATTGCGAAAGCACTGATTCAGCCAGCGGACCTTCTATTATTAGATGAGCCTACTAACCACTTAGACCATGCAATAATTGAATGGCTTGAAGGGTTCCTCGCTCAGTACCGCGGGGCATTTATCGTCATTACGCATGATCGTTATTTCTTAACGCGCGTCACGAATAAGATGATTGAACTTGACCGTGGCAGGCTTCATACATATGAGGGGAATTATGAAGAATATCTTTCATTGAAAGCGGAACGAGAAGAACAAGAGCATACGCAAGAAAGAAAGCGCCAAAATCTCTTAAGAAGAGAGCTTGCTTGGCTGCACCGCGGGGCGAAGGCAAGAACGACAAAACAGAAGGCAAGAATTCAGCGGGTAGATGAGTTGAAAGAAGATACACCTGAGTTTTTGAATCGAGAGTTTGATTTTGCTATTGGCTCAACGAGACTCGGCAAACAGGTGCTTGAAGTAAAAGGTTTAACAAAGCAATTTGGGGATAAACAGTTAATAACAAATTTGAATTATTTGATCGTAAAAGGTGAACGACTTGGAATTGTCGGCCCTAATGGAAGCGGGAAAACGACGCTGCTTCAACTGCTCGCAGGCAGAGAAAAACCAACAAGCGGTGAGGTCCTTGTTGGTGAAACAGTCAAAATTGGATATTACACTCAAGAAGATGAAGAGATTGATGGAGGCCTTCGTGTTATTGACTATATAAAAGAAGTGGCGGAGGTTGTTCATACAGTTAACCATGAGGTCATTACAGCCGAGCAAATGCTTGAGCGTTTCTTATTTCCTCGTTCGATGCAGTATACGTATGTAAGACGTTTATCAGGCGGTGAGAAGCGTCGATTGTATCTTTTAAAAATCCTGATGGGAGAGCCGAATGTGTTATTCCTTGATGAGCCGACAAATGATCTTGATACACAAACTCTTTCTGTCCTTGAAGATTACTTAGATCAGTTCCCGGGTGTCGTTGTCACCGTTTCGCATGACCGCTATTTTCTCGATCGGGTGGTTGATCATTTGCTTGTCTTTAAAGGAGAAGGCAGCATAGAACGATTCCAAGGACATTATAGTGACTTCCTTCAATCACAAGAAGAAAATGCAGCTCTTCAAAAAGTGAAAGAGAAAACAGAAACACCTAAAGTAGAAAAAACAAAACGAAAATTATCTTACCATGAGCAAAAAGAGTGGGACGGTATTGAAGAGAAAATTGAGAAGCTCGAAATGAAAACAGCAGAGCTAGAAGAAGCGATTACTAAAGCAGGAAGTGACTACGGGAAAATAAG carries:
- a CDS encoding nitric oxide synthase oxygenase produces the protein MNASNQPTKLKSEAASFLTQCYSELGLSNIQLNQRIDEVNQEIEQTGTYTHTREELRHGAKMAWRNSNRCIGRLFWESMHVLDERGLSKEEEVADALFYHLTYATNEGKVIPTITVFKPASNNQVPVRIWNHQLIRYAGYETESGTIGDPASIAFTKQCEELGWKGEGTPFDVLPLVIQCGKRTPKWFEIPKECIMEVPLTHPTKPQFKQLNLKWYGVPFISDMRLEIGGIDYVAAPFNGWYMGTEIGARNLADETRYHMLPKVAGIFGLDCEREAYLWRDAALVELNRAVLYSFKEAGVSIVDHHTAAKQFKRFEEREEDAGRPVTGMWSWLIPPMSPAATHIFHKDYDNKVVSPNYFYQEQPYK
- the treC gene encoding alpha,alpha-phosphotrehalase, coding for MNEWWRKSVVYQIYPKSFNDTTGNGVGDLQGIIEKLDYLKDLGVDVLWLTPVYASPQKDNGYDISDYYSIHGEYGTMEDFDRLLSETHNRGMKLIMDLVVNHTSTEHQWFKESQQSKDNKYRDFYIWKDAVDGAEPTNWQSKFGGNAWKWDPETEQYYLHLFDVTQADLNWENEELRKHVYDMMHFWFDKGIDGFRLDVINLISKDQTFPNDDGSVAPGDGRKFYTDGPRVHEYLQEMNREVLSKYDSMTVGEMSSTSIDHCIKYSNPDRNELSMTFNFHHLKVDYPNGEKWAIANFDFQALKQILTKWQVEMHKGGGWNALFWCNHDQPRVVTRYGNDQEFHKESAKMLATTVHMMQGTPYVYQGEEFGMTDPKFTSIDQYRDVETLNYYKIMKEKGIDEAEIMEIIKRKSRDNSRTPVQWNTDEHAGFTTGTPWIGVSDNYKQINAENAVADPSSIFYHYKNLIQLRKEYDVITYGNYKLILEDDDQIFAYVREYEDELLLVVNNFYGKEASVELASVIEGYGQSKLLLSNYDDSSEVSELTTLRPYESLVYHLQKS
- a CDS encoding ABC-F family ATP-binding cassette domain-containing protein; its protein translation is MSILQVEHLTKTYGDKTLFNDLSFTINQKERIGLIGINGTGKSTLLKVLAKIEGMDSGELIHANDFQIEYLPQQPELEAGLTVLEQIYYGDSPIMKTMRAYEEMVLELERDPANEKKLASLMKLQQKMDELEAWEANTTAKTILSKLGITDYTEKIDSLSGGQKKRVAIAKALIQPADLLLLDEPTNHLDHAIIEWLEGFLAQYRGAFIVITHDRYFLTRVTNKMIELDRGRLHTYEGNYEEYLSLKAEREEQEHTQERKRQNLLRRELAWLHRGAKARTTKQKARIQRVDELKEDTPEFLNREFDFAIGSTRLGKQVLEVKGLTKQFGDKQLITNLNYLIVKGERLGIVGPNGSGKTTLLQLLAGREKPTSGEVLVGETVKIGYYTQEDEEIDGGLRVIDYIKEVAEVVHTVNHEVITAEQMLERFLFPRSMQYTYVRRLSGGEKRRLYLLKILMGEPNVLFLDEPTNDLDTQTLSVLEDYLDQFPGVVVTVSHDRYFLDRVVDHLLVFKGEGSIERFQGHYSDFLQSQEENAALQKVKEKTETPKVEKTKRKLSYHEQKEWDGIEEKIEKLEMKTAELEEAITKAGSDYGKISDLMSEKEKVEAELNHTMERWEELSILIEELQG
- a CDS encoding glutathione peroxidase, with protein sequence MSTVHDFTVQSTKGEEVSLSTYKGQIMLIVNTATKCGLAPQFKGLEKLHQQYKDKGLAVLGFPCNQFMNQEPVSDEQMTEACEINFGVTFPLFAKINVNGSDAHPLYKHLKKEQKGLLSSEIKWNFTKFLVDKNGEVVKRFGPNTSPEKMEDEIKELLGQ
- the treR gene encoding trehalose operon repressor, which produces MTKNKFRLIYDQLATEIQKGMIQPGELLPSENELADTYQASRETIRKALKLLSEHGYIQKVQGKGSIVLDISKIDFPISGLVSFKELADKMGKRAKTTVVTFSRDRVNDFLREHLQAVDGEEVWSVARVREIDGEKIILDKDFLRVDLVPVLTKKDCEESIYAHIEEELGLVVSFAKKEITVEEPTEEDMELLDLEGYSNVVVVKSHVYLDDAKLFQYTESRHRPDKFRFVDFARRAK
- the treP gene encoding PTS system trehalose-specific EIIBC component is translated as MSANKEAAKQILEAIGGKENIASATHCVTRLRFALHDEGKVDKEKLENIDIVKGSFSTNGQFQVIIGQGLVDKVFKELVVLAGISEASKEETKTAAAKNLNPIQRAIKVLADVFIPILPAIVTAGLLMGINNILTAPGIFGSESVVEMFPQWADFANIIHLIANTAFVFLPALIGWSAVKRFGGNELLGVVLGLMLVHPDLLNAWAYGEALEAGEIPYWNLFGLDIAQVGYQGQVLPILIASFVLAKIEIALKKRIPDGFQLLVVAPIALLVTGFLSFIVIGPITFAIGNGITDLFVGIFDNFAAIGGLLYGAIYAPLVITGMHHTFLAVDLQLIGSTGATFLWPIVALSNIAQGSAALAMYFVLRDDKVKGLSFTSAVSAYLGITEPAMFGVNLRYRFPFICAIIGSALAAVWITLNAVTAPAIGVGGLPAVFSITSGKWMVFSIGMAIAFIVPIVLTFLFAKIRKPNL